From a region of the Triticum aestivum cultivar Chinese Spring chromosome 7D, IWGSC CS RefSeq v2.1, whole genome shotgun sequence genome:
- the LOC123170183 gene encoding protein NRT1/ PTR FAMILY 8.3 — protein sequence MEATDEERPLLNHHCRPPQPQDECSRYTSDGTVDFYRQPALKQSTGNWRACFFILGAEFSECLCFSAVAKNLVTYLTTVLHESNVDAARNVSTWVGSCFLTPVIGAFLADSYWGRYSTIAVFLSVYIVGMLIMTSSAALPFLLPRSSDESGGVQPGAVYLGLYLVALGTGGIKPCAAALGANQFDGADPKERVAKGSFFNWYYFSTNIGSLLAATLLVWVQDNIGWTVGFAIPTVIGFGLAVFVAGGRIYRYKPLGGGGSPLARVFQVVVAATRNCRLELPDDSSALHENDRGEHTSQFRFFDKAAIVLPSSEKKGPWRLCTVSQVEELKMLLRMSPVWALLLIFFAVTAQMSSTMIEQGMAMDKRVGTFVVPPASLSTFDVISVLVWVPIYDSVLVPLARRVTGEDRGFTQLQRIGVGLALSAAGMAYAALIETRRLAAPATSMSIMWQAPCYFVLGAAEVFTSIGMLEFFYDQSPVSMKSLGAALALLAIAGGNYLNSVLLGAVASTTGWIADNLDQGHLDYFFWFMAALSALNLLQFVYCSTRYKSIDQH from the exons ATGGAAGCTACAGACGAGGAGAGGCCACTGCTGAACCACCATTGCCGGCCTCCACAGCCGCAG GACGAATGTTCAAGGTACACGAGTGATGGAACAGTTGATTTCTACAGACAGCCTGCTCTCAAGCAGAGCACTGGTAACTGGAGAGCATGTTTCTTCATTCTAG GTGCCGAATTCAGCGAATGCTTGTGTTTCTCTGCCGTCGCCAAGAACTTGGTTACCTACCTCACGACGGTGCTCCATGAGAGCAACGTCGACGCTGCGAGGAATGTGTCCACCTGGGTCGGCAGCTGCTTCCTCACTCCGGTCATCGGAGCCTTCTTGGCCGACTCTTACTGGGGAAGATACTCCACAATTGCAGTTTTCCTGTCGGTTTACATCGTT GGGATGCTCATCATGACATCATCGGCGGCGCTTCCGTTTCTCCTTCCTCGTTCCTCCGACGAGAGTGGTGGTGTCCAACCTGGTGCCGTCTACTTGGGGCTCTACCTTGTCGCCCTCGGCACAGGAGGAATCAAGCCCTGTGCCGCGGCCTTGGGCGCCAATCAGTTCGACGGCGCCGACCCAAAGGAGCGGGTGGCCAAGGGCTCCTTCTTCAACTGGTACTACTTCTCGACCAACATTGGCTCGCTGCTGGCGGCGACGTTGCTCGTATGGGTGCAGGACAACATCGGGTGGACCGTCGGGTTCGCGATCCCGACGGTCATAGGATTCGGCCTAGCCGTGTTCGTCGCCGGGGGGAGGATTTACAGGTACAAGCCACTAGGAGGGGGAGGTAGCCCGCTGGCCAGGGTCTTCCAGGTGGTTGTGGCAGCCACGAGGAATTGCCGTCTCGAGCTGCCCGATGATTCCTCGGCCCTGCACGAAAATGATAGAGGTGAGCATACAAGTCAATTTAGGTTCTTTGACAAGGCTGCGATCGTGCTGCCGTCGTCGGAGAAGAAGGGCCCGTGGCGGCTCTGCACAGTGTCGCAGGTCGAGGAGCTGAAGATGCTGCTGCGGATGTCCCCCGTCTGGGCGTTGCTGCTCATCTTCTTCGCAGTCACCGCGCAGATGTCCTCGACGATGATCGAGCAGGGCATGGCTATGGACAAGCGCGTCGGCACCTTTGTTGTGCCGCCTGCGTCCCTGTCTACCTTCGACGTCATCAGCGTCCTCGTCTGGGTTCCTATTTATGACTCTGTCCTTGTGCCGCTCGCGCGGCGTGTCACCGGCGAGGACAGGGGCTTCACGCAGCTCCAGCGCATTGGTGTCGGCCTAGCACTCTCTGCGGCCGGCATGGCGTACGCTGCGTTGATTGAGACGAGGCGGCTGGCGGCACCGGCGACCTCGATGAGCATCATGTGGCAGGCGCCGTGCTACTTCGTGCTGGGCGCGGCCGAGGTGTTCACCAGCATCGGCATGCTCGAGTTCTTCTACGACCAGTCCCCTGTGTCCATGAAGAGCCTCGGCGCGGCGCTCGCGCTGCTCGCCATCGCTGGCGGTAACTACCTCAACTCTGTCCTACTGGGCGCTGTCGCGTCGACCACCGGGTGGATCGCGGACAATCTCGACCAAGGCCACCTTGACTACTTCTTCTGGTTCATGGCTGCTCTCAGCGCGCTCAACCTGTTGCAGTTCGTCTACTGCTCGACCAGATACAAAAGCATAGATCAGCATTAG